CATTGAGGATGAGAGACTGAAgcagattttattttattttattttattttattttttacaacCTTAAACAAGATGAGCATATTGCATCTCCATGTGAGTAATGCTAAATGGTGGAATAAGCCAACAATGTTCTCAACTGACTTTTGGCCTTAAACCATAGCTAGTCTTATCACAAAATGAGAACAACATCCTGTGctattcatatttatatataattaaaacCGGGTCTATGATCAATAGATTCAATACCAACCGAGAAACTGCAAGTTAGTGTTCTTTAGACCAAGAAGGTTTGGAATTCATGATTTTGTTTGGATGCATAGACTTTGGAAGATATTATTAAGGAGTGTGACCCTACTGAAAGGAATCGGAACATTACAAGCAACAGCAAGGCTCCAATATGGAGACATTGAATCTTATTTTTGGTCTCATAGTAACTTGATATGGAATTtattatgccattatctttccACCTTATAATGTGGAAGACTGGACACCTACTCAAAAGAGCATTGTGATTAACATACAGAGGTATGTGTAAACCATGATATGGTGGGATAtttgatatttgcatgagagATCACTTAAATTTTGACAATTTCTGGCTGGATGTAAATAGTATGCCACACTATATGATTTGGAATATTGGCCTTTTGGGTTGAGGGATTTAAAAGGCAACCTTCTTATGTAGTTGAGCACATAGTTTCTCATAATGCGGTTctacttttttatttcttccttctttctaatTTCTGCTTTTTCTTCCACAAGGACAATGTATTTACCACTTTTGATGTGATAACATATTATTAATTGAAAAATGGCTTTCCAAGAAGAATGAAGAGGATATGATCTTCAACCTAGCTTGAGTTTAGAATGTATTTTTTCTGTATGCTCCAATGGCAATTGAAACATGGAAGATCACTAATGAATTTTTTTCCTGATATTCTGGAACCTGAAAGATCAAGGACAATTctgccttttaatttttctgaaaGCTTGCTTTAGATATTGAAACTACTGATCAGGTAATCATGTTCGGTAAGTGTTATGGCTGTGATAATCCATATTGTTTGTTCACCATAATATCTGTATCTTTGGATCTTCATTTTGCTTATGTAAGGTTATATGCTTTTAAACAATTTTAACTTTTGGTCTGCTGATGCTAATTTAGCTACCAGTTGTCTAGATTTAACTCTATAATTTTCTCAACCCTTATTTCCATCTATGGATGGCAGGAGTGGGATGCTTTGATGCTCTCCAATTTTGCTCTGGAACAGCAGTTGCATACAGCAAGGCAAGAGCTAAGTCATGCCCTATACCAGGTATTAATTAATTgcattattttgtttttgtGATTAGCGGCATATTCTGGCACTGAATATAGCCCTTCTATGTTCTATTCTGCTTGGTAGCAGTTGATGTTAGAGGCAAATGACATTTAGTTTTGCCTTTATCTTTGATATAGTATATCTACTTTAGTTTGAAGTCTTTTTTGTGTTCTCTAGTTTGGTCTGTGCAATCTTTAAGAAATCTTTTATTATCATGAGTCACTTCAATTTCTTCCTTTGCATTTATTTTCCAGCACGATGCTGCATGCCGTGTTATAGCAAGACTAAAGAAGGAAAGGGATGAGGCCAGAATTCTCTTGGCTCAGGCTGAAAGACAGATTCCGTCATCTATAGCATCTGCTGCTAATGCAAACAATATTGTCAGCAATGGGAAAAGAGGTTTCTGTTATTTGCTGTGTTGTAATTGAGCTTTGGTGGTACAGCAGGAATTGGTTCCATATCTTAAGAATTTGCTTTATTGTACTTGTAGCTGCAGAAGAGGAGTTAGGCCCTGATGGGAAGAGAATTCGTCCAGGTATAAATCCTGCTATGATTGCAGAACTTACAGAGTGTAATGCTATGCTTTCAGGACAGCGGAAGAAGCGGCAGGTAGTTATTCTTTTGCTATGCAACTCTAGCAGCTCTCTTTTTCATCATTATTAGCCAACATTATGGCATCTTGATTTGtagaagaaatggctggaaCCAAACTTTATTGATAGAAATGGAGCACAAAGATATGAGCACACACATGCACATGGattgggggtgggggggggggatcCCAAGGGAAGGAGGGAGCAAGGGAGTGGTTGTATATTAATATTGCTGgatgagagggggagagagagagagagagtgattgTATATTAATATACTGgatgagggagagagggagagagggagttgTTGTATATCAAGGGTGTGACTTTTTACAGTTGCTTCTTAATTGCTACAATTTGATCCATATCTTGTGTTTGCTAGATTTCACCAACATTGGCACCCATTGATGCGCTGGAGAGATACACACAAATCTCTAGCCATCCCCTTCACAAGACTAACAAGCCAGGCATTGTATCTGTCGATATCCATCCTTCAAAGGTACACATTAATAATTTTCTGTTCTCTGACCTATTATCATGCTTTTGTGTGTCCTTGTGTGAACAATGTATGCATGTACTATGTTTCTGCACACACCCATGCATGGTAACAGACTTCTTGTGCATGGGGAAAGGATTGTGCATAGCCATGTGGATGAAAAGGTGAAACATTATGTGACCTGATACGGCAATTATCTGACATGAGGAAAGGGTTTTCACTTTTTGGACTTGTCCTCTAGTCtaaaaagcttttttttttgggataagATCCACAAGTTTGCATTTGGGCTTAAAATGATCGGAGCTGTTCATGAGTAGCTCAAGCTTTGCTCAATTGCATGGATTGATCTAGCTTGTTCGGTAAGGAAATGAGCCAAGCTCAAAATCATTGAGAGCTTGACTCACAGATGACAAGCTTGTTCAGTTAACAGATGAGCGAAGCTTGAACAGATGTTGCCAAAGCTCAGCTTGGGCCCAATAGTCCTTTTATAATAATAAGCACAGGTGAGCTCCTTAGTACTTGGCTCGGCTTATGTTTTTTGCGGTGCTGCTTTGAAGTGGCCAGAGCTATTCTGCATAATCTGACAGATACTTTGTAGACAGATACCATGTTGTTTTTAGGAAGTCTTTAGAATAACGACCAGCATCACATATGTATGATAAAGCTTGGTGGTTATGTAGTTTGTTATTTCCTTTGGAAgagaaatcatatttttttgaaaattcatGTTATTACTTTCACATTGCTAATGTTTATTGAATCTCAGAATATGCATGAATAGTGCAAGGACACGAGATGACTAGGTTTATTGTTTGTTATTTTCCttattatatatgtatgtgtgtgtatgcgtgtatatatgtatatatataatgtattaaatatacatatatatgtttgtgtaccactgagaaatataaattgcatgcttaaattttcttttttaatattttaattggGCAGAAATGTATTGAGATTTTACCTATGCATATCATGCATATATGTATTGAGATGTCACCTATGCATATTATCTATATATTCCATACACAGTGTTCGGTGAACATTAAAAGAAATATGAAACTTCACAGAATAATGGTTTTTCCATTTCATTTTGTTGGATGTAAAAATTTTTGTGCATAGTTTTATGAATATAGCTgccattttgaaaaaaaatattacgtACATTTTGTGATTGGAATTTGAGAAGTCTGCATGTCTCATTTGAAGCATTTTCCTAAATGATTAACAGGATATAATTGCAACTGGAGGGATTGATACAAATGCAGTAGTTTTTGATAGGTCAGCAGGTCAGATCATATGTACACTCACTGGCCACTCAAAGAAGGTTTTTGCTTTCATCTTTCATCCTCCTGTATCTATTACAGcgatctttctttattttcttcgaTTTTTTTAATCCTTCTAATATCATTGGTATTTTAACTGAAATTTTAGGTTACCAGTGTGAAATTTGTACCTCGAGATGAGCTTTTTATTTCTGGATCGGGAGATAAGGTTAGTCGTCAGCTAAGcatcttgttgttgttgttattgttgttgATTACCTAAGCATCTGTTACCCTATATGTTACTGATTCGGTTTCATATTTCATTAGCTTGCTGAAGGATTCTCATTTGTTGTCTATAGGAAATTACTCTGCTTCATGGCTATTTTTGGAGAGCTTAAATATAAAATTAGTTTCTTAAATATGGGCTGCGATTCAAGGAATTTTGTCCTTCATGTTGGCGTTTATATTAATACAAACCTCAGTGACTAGCTTATTTTTTCTGCAAGTGAGATAACAAAAATAGGGGTTTTATACTAACATCTTCTTTATGAGGGAATAAGCTAAATCTCAGCATTATCACAGAATCATGATTACAGAGCTTACATGACTTCATCTTATCTATGATGAGCATTTTAAGGCAAACCTTTGGCATTTTAAGTATGCAAGCTGGTGTCATTCATGTGAAACGTCATTGATAGATTGTCACATTTTTGTATTAAATTAAATCCTCGCTTTAATGCATGATTTCAAACCTGGCTTAAACAAACTGCCAACAATGCAAAAAAATAGCAGTGTTGAaatcaattttattttaatgacTTATTTCTCCTCAAGCACTTATGCTACATTAATTTGCATTGATTAAGTTTAGTTCTTTACTTGTTACAATCAACATTGCTCCATTATATGTCTTCTCATAACTGAAAGAATTGGTTTATTGTTGATTTCCCTTCACTGTATATTCCCCTTTATCATTATATAGTCCCTTTCCTATCATTGTGTGTACCTTTCATAAATATTGCAGCAATAATGGATGGAGGGGGTGCTTTGGTTTAGGTAGGCGCATAGAGGTTAAGGTGgcccaataataataaattctgaaaagtaATAAATATAAGGAGAATCCTAGAAACGTGGTTATAACCCAAGGAAAGATGTGGCAAGTCAACGAAAATATCGAGCGATATCAAaattgattcataaattgatcTCATCCTCCACATGGAAACATGATACAGAATGTCAGGTGGGTCCTCAAGAAGCTGTTTTTAGAACATTGGGCACAAACTATCATTCTAGTTTGTTCCCTCCTTCTGTTGATGGAATTggatggtttatatatatatatatatatatatatatatatatatatatatatatatatatatatacacctatgtatgtatgaatatacatacatatgtatatgcatattaAAACATCAAGGCATTATTGTCACCATATGAAATTCATATAGCACTTTTTAGGCTGAGAATTAACATCCTGAAATTATCAACAAAATGATGGTGGGACATGTTCATCCAACAAACTAGAATGGTTATATGGCCTAGACTATGAAGCAGAAAATTGAAAAAGGATAGCAGTATTggcagtttttttttaaaaaaaaatcagtgtGTATTTGTGTGCCTGAATGCATGTTCTTGTGGGTGGGCATGTTGCAATGAGGGGCTGGTAGGTGGGAATGTTGGTGATTTTCAGAGGTGATATATGTGGTCTTTCTGCTTTTGCTTGTTTGGTTGGCGGAATATATTCTTATGTATGGTGGGTGGTTCTCATAGTCGCCCTCCAACTGGTTATTGCCCCCAGCCAATTAGATGGCAAGCTCCTTTGCTTCAGAGAGGTGGCTATAGTAGGGGTATGAAACCTGACTTGGATGCCAACTTGGTTTGGTAGCTAGGTCATGGATTAGGGTTCAATTGCAATTAGCCAAACAGtgtagaaccttgtatttctctTTTCCTCCCACAAATAGAAATCACCTTCCCCCCAAAAAATAGACCATCTTGACTTCTCACCACAAGTCTGCAGCTAGCGAACTACCCATCTAGACATCAGTGGTCAACAACCAGTGGAGCTACCTACCTACCTACCTACCTCCTTCATGCAGGTAGCTAACTAGTAGTGGACGAAGACTTAAGAGAAGAATGTGACTCTATAAGGCAACTTAAAATCATATCTACCTCCTTCCCCCAGACCAGAGATTGcctttctccaaaaaaaaatagagttcgCCTCAATTTCTTGTTTTAGGTTGACAACTAGGGGGTCTACCCGCATCCTCATTGTTAATGGCTGATAGCAGTTGGTGAAGACCTAAAAAATGTCTAAGGCTGTGTGGCAGGACTATTCTTCCTATTGACCGATAACCTCTCTTTGGGTGGTCAAGATGGATAGAGGGAAGTGAGACGGGGACATAGAGGAAATTGGGCATTTCAGCCTTATCCTAGAAACAGTGACAAAAGCAGCAGCTGCGTTGGTGTTAGATAAGGGACATAGATGAGATTAAAGTGCAAATCAAAGAGAAAGGGTCAACATTTTAGGACTTAGGGATTGAACTAGAGATGTgtatcttcccctttttttttcaatacttTAACCTGTGTGGTTTAGGTGAGGGATTCAACATTGAGCGGTCTGCATGCCTAAACAAATTTGTTTGACGGTTCAAGCAGGCTTTCCCCACTTTCAATATTGGACCTAGGTGACAAGTCCGATGTCTCAACCTAGGTAGGTCAAATAACATTGGGTTGAGtcgtttattttttttaaaggttGTCAAATTGCCTAGGTGAGGTCAAGTGGTGGACCCCTATATGACCTAGGCAATCACTTAGGTGCTTAAGCAGCTGCATAGGGAGGAAAGTCTTCCAAGGAAGGTTTGTCGTACCTATTTATTATCATTTTGTACTGGATGTACCGTACTGGTATTGAACCAGTATGCAGTCTCTTATCGTACCGACACTTAGTATGCCTCGCCATCTCGTACCGTACTGTATATTAACATTCTAATAGAATGGTATTGGTATGAGATCCGTACCAAGATGGCAAATTTTGCTTCCGAGCTTTTATTTGAAGTACCTTCAATCACATGTAAGAATAAGGTTGTaaatatatcatatatatatatatatatatatcctgttTTCACTAATATAGGTATCATAAAACCTATTTTTCACACTTAGAAAGTTCAAACAACAGAATCCATAAAAAGAGAATGGCAACAACATTGTTGCCCTTACAACAACTAACAGGTCTCAGAACATGGCCAACACCTAGCAAGAAGCAAGAGGAGGGTTGGAAGCAGTAGCAGCAGGATGGGCCACAACAAACAAACATAAAAAAGGAACAACCAGAACAAAATGGAAAAATTAGgggaaaagggaaaaaatggTGAGATGAAGAATGTGTAGGAGTAGAAGAaaatgagaaagaaaatttagaaagagaagaagatgaggattgATCTAAGGAAGaacaaaggaaaaaatatacacaaacTTGGTGCTAGTGCTTGGCCACTACATCCATCATTGCAACTTGGGGCTGCTGATTGACCTATTGGTAGTTGTTGATAAGTCCACTAGTTGCTACAAGGTTGATAGTAGCCTTCACTGCCCTCTTTCATTTTTCATCTGGAGGTTTAAACAAGGAAAaaacaggaagaaaaaaaaccttAAAGCAGCAAGGTTTAAGTGGTCTTGGCCTGGCGGCGTGGCCAAATTAAGCGCCTAGGCGTGCAGGTGGCCATTTTTGACAGCAATATTGTTTTTTAAAGAAAGGGAATGAGATCCACTAGCACTAAAGTTATTCAGGTCTAAATGCTTGGGGGTCACCATTCAATAATCAAAACCAGAACATCTGTTTTTTATAAGAAATGCTGTGTGACCATTGGGACCAGCCCCCGGTCACTTCTGTTGTTTAGGGAATCTTTCTTTTACATTAGTTGATTCAAGCCTTTTGCAGTCCACTTCATCCCCCATCCCCCGCCCCCTCTCTCGTGTGCCTTTCTCTGGTGTCGTCATCATCTCTCTCTTGTAGTGCTTGTCTTCAACTTTCTATTTCCTAATCAATAATGCAAACAGTTTAAGAAGGCAATAACGTTCTGTTGCATGGGCATGCTTCcaaacatatatacacatagtgAAAGTCCTCTACACTGGTGTGGTTAATTATCTAGTTTTTGGATCCTCTATAGACTTCAAAAGCTAAATACTGGCGAAAATCCACCGCTATTTTCGTTATTGTTCGAGTATATTTCACAAACAGAATATGTGTAACTTATGCTGCACATTCCAAAATGGCCATGTTTATGGAATAATGTAACTATAAGCTGTGCTTCAGAAAGAGTAAACTGTAAAATACTATTTAAAGTTGCAAAGTTCATCATCTAGCGTGGGATATATCACAAAAAAATGGAAACATGATGTTGCATATAATTTTAGAAGATTTGTAAACACTGAAGATTGTCAGTTCTGAGTTGAACTGCTTTATATTCTGCTGCAGACTGTTCGTGTTTGGCAAGGGACTGAAGATGGGAATTATAATTGTCGACATATCTTGAAGGACCATAGTGCAGAGGTATCTCAGTTCCAGAAACTTGTTTCGTTGCAAAATATTTGGGTGTTGTATGTTCTTTTTCCTAATAAAAGTGGTGATAAATGACAATCCCGTTTCATGCAAGAAATCTTTACTTTTTAAACATGACTGgcatttcaataatttgaaAAGTTCATATTAGCTAAAGTTATATAATTAAATAGGTGATTAATGGCTTGTTGCTTATCTTTGAAATTAAGATTTCTTCTATATCATCATTTTCCATCATAACTATATGCTGTTTCTGTATAGATATGAGGAATTAATCGCGTCGTTTTTGTCCtcaacgaaaaaaaaaacacttaaaTTGCAATATGGTAGTCCCTATATGTTGAGTTGTTCGTATTTTACTATGGCTATGCTAACTGTTTGGTTGAAACTGCTCTTGACATGATTCCCTATGGTCTTGTTAATATCGAATCTTCATGTGCTAACTTGCTGCAAGATTTGTGTTGAAGATAATTTGTGAGACCAAGTCTCACATGGAATATTATCTGCAATCTTTCAGAGAGGGTCACACAAAGTAGAGGCATTTTGCTTCCATTCCCTAGGCGCTAGTCACTATTTCCCCTCTATTTACTGCATTTCTTTTTCTCAAAGAAACATTTCTATTTACCATCTAAAAGTCTGAAAATGTGAAAGACCAGTTGAAACATATGTCTATGTATGTGATATTGATATACAAGTTATTTATTGCTATGCCACATAATCGGTATCGACCTCCCACCAGAAGATGTTTGTAGAAATAAGAATGAAGCAAATTTTAGGAGAAATAATTCAACGATCTGATCAATTAACTGCTGGATTAAAAATCACTTCTTACAATACCCGGCATTGACCATAATTTACAAGAACATTCTGTAGTATTaataagaggaggaagaattaAAGATTTACCCGGTGTGGATGTCACATTATTCAAGGAACCCTAGATACTGTTTGAGTGGAGGATCGTGAACAAGGGTGCGAAGATAGTTTGCTTAGTTTTAGAGGTATGACTATACAGAATTTGCTGAGCAATTTTTGGGCACAGCACTCATCTCATCATAAATGTTAGTCTGTTGAAAGAGAACTAGCGGAAGATAAACAATGTGCACCCTGGACTTATGCTTAGTTACCACCATAGCTGCACTATATTCTATCTCATATCCTATTCATGGAGTGTTTCAAGAATTTGTATGGTAGCTTTCTTGATGTTTTTGTTTCTGCATGTTACTTGGTGAAGCTATTTTAGTTACACTTCGTACCACtgattttaatttataaattgaCTTTTCAACCAGGTACAAGCAGTCACAGTCCATGCAACTCATAAGTACTTTGTGACTGCTGCTTTGGACAACACTTGGTGTTTCTATGATCTTGCTACTGGATCATGCCTCTCTCaggttctctctctctgtgtgttctctctcttcatgcatGTAAACAATCTTGCAAACACCCCAAGGATAACTAATTGATAAGATGCATATGCAGGTGGGTGAAGCTTCGGGAGAAGAGGGCTACACTTCAGCTGCCTTTCACCCTGATGGTCTAATCCTTGGAACAGGAACTTCTGAAGCTCTTGTTAGAATTTGGGATGTAAAATCTCAGGTAGAAGCGTACAGCATTTGCAGTCACAATATTTTGTTGGCTGATGTTGTTCCtattcttgaaaatttttaagcaGTCCTTGCCTTATGTTAATGGAAACATGGTTATTTGCAGTCAAATGTTGCAAAATTTGATGGGCATGTTGGAGCAGTCACTGCCTTGTCGTTTTCTGAAAATGGCTATTTCCTTGCGGTGTGTGTTCTTTTGCATATGCTGAAACATCAATGGACAACTTATTCACCTTGTTCTTATGTGTTGTGTCATTGAGTAGACTGCAGCTCTTGATGGTGTTAAGCTGTGGGATCTTCGGAAGCTGAGGAATTTCAGATCCTTTACTCCCTATGACTCGGATACTCCGACAAACTCtggtaacaaaaaaaaaaaaaaaaactctgataTGGTCATGAAAATCCCTCACATGCCTCATCTTGTTATTTATAGTTGTCCTAAAATTTAATGGAAACTCATTCTTTTGATTGCTTCATTTTCACACAATAAACCATGGATTATCTTGACGTCACAATAACGTGACTGTTATGGATAGGCCCAGATCATTTTCCCTCTACAATCATGCTCACGTATGAGGTCTTTAATTATCTTCGCTTCACCTAATAAACTTCTAGCATACTTATAGTTAACTAGATGGTTCATGTCCTGTTACTCCATAACTGAAACTTTTGTATAAATTTATCTGCACTGACCATGCTTGCTTCTTGTAAGATCTGCTTGAAAGTTCTAATTCCAATAAGCTAGAGTAAAGTTCATTTTGGAGCTGTCTTCGATTTATGAAATATGCACTATTGTTGAGCTAGAAATTTTACAAAATTATTGTAATGGTATTCTAAATTTCTGGAGTTCATATTCCTGTCTTAGTAGTATGTGGAACTCTTGTCTATATGTTAGTTCTTCCCGGGCTAATTAGTTTAAGCATTTTTACTAATGCATAGAAAGTATGCTGTTATTTGCAGTGGAATTCGACTATAGTGGAAACTATCTTGCAATTGCGGGTTCGGATGCAAGGTATATGCTTCTCAGGAAAATTCCTTTGCAGAATAATTTGTCTCAGAATTATGTTACATTTAAGGGATGATGATCAGATGCTTCCACAACATGGGAGTCTGGGGCACGCTTGCCAAAAAGCCTTTTCTATCCAATTCTTTCTGGTGATTGATCaggtttattttcaaatggaTTGGTGCAGGGTCTACCAAGTTGCCAGTGTAAAGATGGAATGGAATCAGATTAAGACACTCGCTGATTTATCAGGCACAGGTCTAGATACGTTATACGCTTTTTATTATCATAAATTTTGCCAATCATTTTAACAATCGATATATATTGTTTTGCTCGGTCTCACGTTTTATCGGCTGTCTTCCATGGCCAGGAAAAGTGACATGCGTTAAGTTTGGAGCGGATGCAAAATACATGGCTGTTGGTTCTATGGACCGTAATCTCCGAATCTTTGGGCTCCCAGGGGATGGCCCAGAGGAACCCAGATCACCAGATCACTGATTTCAAACTTACAGAGAAGCCAGAGTCAAGATTCTTTGCGTTATCACTTAATCCTTTGCTGCTCATGGGGACGCTGCACGCCCCTGGGCTCGAGATCAGCAGTTAACCGTTGGATGCCCCCCTTGTATTTTAAGTGCAACCAAGATCCTGGATGGAAGCCCTGAATATggcattttattttgatgatgtCCCGTAAAACATGTTGTATTCGTAGTTTTGAGTCACCGGTGAAAAAGCGCATAAACTTATTCTATCTGTGATTCTTGACATTGTTGCTTGTCCGATTGTCTTGATTGCTTGGGAACAATCTATATTCTAGTTTCATTTATGAAAGGCCTTCAAAAAAGGTTCGTAGAAAGGGGAAAGGTACAAATGCTTGATGCAACCGGATGTCCTGTATTTGTGCCGTCGTCCGACAGGGAAGCATGCAACCATGATAAAATAGTGGTGCGGGTGGGTTACTGGGGCAACCGACAAGCCATGTGAAAATGTATCGTCGACAGGCATTGATGGCTTTCAGGTATTTGAATTGTCGATCGTGACTGCGAAGCATGTTAAAGTGGTGCGAACTGGTGATTGTGGATGTCAAGCCAAATAATTAGTCATTGAAGTGGTGCAGGTGCAGCGGTCGTGGATGGGTAATTCTTGTTATTGCTCCAAGAAAGCAACATAGAGAGTATAAGCTATATAGAAGTATATGGCTTTCGGGACaagtatattttaattttttaaaaaatactgaTCAGGAGGATCAACTTAACTTAACAGCCCTTGATAGATGGAGCTGAATGTCTATCGTGACCATCTAGGTCTTTCGTGCACGCACAGCCATCTAGTCGCACTTTGGAGCTGCTTTGAGATGCGCGATCATATTTGATTGTATAAAATCATGCGTGTTCTTCCGTATTCGCGCATCGTAAAGTCTGATAAGTTGCATGCGTGCAAAAGTCCATGGGGTGCCGCTCCGCTCAGTTTGTAAGTAAAATTTGAAGGTTAAAGGTCTGTGGATGCTCCGGCAGAGGTAGCGATCACTCTCAGATTGAAGCAATTAGGAGCCATATAGTTTTCAATTGAAGTCGACTGTTGGAGGACCACAAAAGGTCAGAAGATATAGTGGTCACTCTCAGATTGgggcaatcaagagttaaatATTGGAAGAGTCAATGGAGTGACAAGCAGTTTTGAGGTCAGAAGATCGAAGAGGAATGGAGGCAGATGCCAAAGTAAGGATTTCGAGCAGCTTGATGTTCTGCGGAAGAGAGTCCAGCGTGGATGATGAATTCTCAGTGGTGGATAGAGGATGAAGGACACCAAGGCTGTGGGCCAAACTGTGACTGCAATGCTTGTAGTGGAATTTTGGTTGTGGCAACTTATATGTGGGAGCATTGGTTTGGACATCGACGAGGGTATTGATAGTTCGCATGGGGAGGATTGCCGCGGATATAGTCGTAGGTAGGCTCATTGCAGGGCGTGAGCATGGCATGGTGTGGTGGAGGATCTTGCATGTGCCAAAAGCTGCAATGCTCCTCAATATTTTCAAAACCCCAGGCACATCATCAGGTAGATGCCTCGCTAGGGTATTCAAGAGAGCAATGGTTAGTTGTGGCACATGATGGCCATGGCATGATATTAGGGGGCTTGGGAAGTTTGATATTTGGCATGATGGCCGATCGCCAAGATATATATGGATACTCTGAGGATTTTTCATGGATCTGAGGAGGGGTGCAATGCTCTGTATGTATTCCTGATTTCCCTAAGCCCGTAGGATACGAGCTTGCTGTGGCATGATTACAGAGCAAGAAGTTGCCCCACTCAAATGGTCTTTGTACAAAAGTATCTCGAGCAATGCTAGCCGAACAAGCTAGCCATTTCACAAAGGGGATTTCTACAAGGTTGACCTTAGGGAGTTTTCCGAGCTATCCGGCTTATATTGTGCCTTGGATTGGGCCAAGGATCATAGATGGCCGAAAAGGTTATGCAAAGTGTGATACCAGAATTGTACTAGTCAA
Above is a genomic segment from Phoenix dactylifera cultivar Barhee BC4 chromosome 2, palm_55x_up_171113_PBpolish2nd_filt_p, whole genome shotgun sequence containing:
- the LOC103715421 gene encoding pre-mRNA-processing factor 19-like isoform X1, translating into MICAISGEVPEEPVLSKKSGLLFERRLIERYIADYGKCPVTKEELTMDDILPVKTNKVVKPRPLQAASIPGLLGMFQNEWDALMLSNFALEQQLHTARQELSHALYQHDAACRVIARLKKERDEARILLAQAERQIPSSIASAANANNIVSNGKRAAEEELGPDGKRIRPGINPAMIAELTECNAMLSGQRKKRQISPTLAPIDALERYTQISSHPLHKTNKPGIVSVDIHPSKDIIATGGIDTNAVVFDRSAGQIICTLTGHSKKVTSVKFVPRDELFISGSGDKTVRVWQGTEDGNYNCRHILKDHSAEVQAVTVHATHKYFVTAALDNTWCFYDLATGSCLSQVGEASGEEGYTSAAFHPDGLILGTGTSEALVRIWDVKSQSNVAKFDGHVGAVTALSFSENGYFLATAALDGVKLWDLRKLRNFRSFTPYDSDTPTNSVEFDYSGNYLAIAGSDARVYQVASVKMEWNQIKTLADLSGTGKVTCVKFGADAKYMAVGSMDRNLRIFGLPGDGPEEPRSPDH
- the LOC103715421 gene encoding pre-mRNA-processing factor 19-like isoform X2, coding for MICAISGEVPEEPVLSKKSGLLFERRLIERYIADYGKCPVTKEELTMDDILPVKTNKVVKPRPLQAASIPGLLGMFQNEWDALMLSNFALEQQLHTARQELSHALYQHDAACRVIARLKKERDEARILLAQAERQIPSSIASAANANNIVSNGKREEELGPDGKRIRPGINPAMIAELTECNAMLSGQRKKRQISPTLAPIDALERYTQISSHPLHKTNKPGIVSVDIHPSKDIIATGGIDTNAVVFDRSAGQIICTLTGHSKKVTSVKFVPRDELFISGSGDKTVRVWQGTEDGNYNCRHILKDHSAEVQAVTVHATHKYFVTAALDNTWCFYDLATGSCLSQVGEASGEEGYTSAAFHPDGLILGTGTSEALVRIWDVKSQSNVAKFDGHVGAVTALSFSENGYFLATAALDGVKLWDLRKLRNFRSFTPYDSDTPTNSVEFDYSGNYLAIAGSDARVYQVASVKMEWNQIKTLADLSGTGKVTCVKFGADAKYMAVGSMDRNLRIFGLPGDGPEEPRSPDH